A window from Nocardioides mesophilus encodes these proteins:
- a CDS encoding DUF305 domain-containing protein has product MKKTLALTAALLAATLTLSACGNSDTGDTSNGSDQFNDADVSFATDMIPHHQQAVQMTEMAADRASSPEVKQLADEIAAAQGPEIDTMTGWLEAWGQELPADSMDHGDMGHGDEAGGMPGMMDADTMDELEQASGEEFDEMFLTSMIEHHEGAIEMARTEQAHGENPDALALAEKIEKDQRAEITQMKAMLGS; this is encoded by the coding sequence ATGAAGAAGACACTCGCCCTCACCGCTGCCCTGCTGGCGGCCACACTCACGCTTTCCGCCTGCGGCAACAGCGACACCGGCGACACCAGCAACGGCTCCGACCAGTTCAACGACGCCGACGTCAGCTTCGCCACGGACATGATCCCGCATCACCAGCAGGCGGTGCAGATGACGGAGATGGCCGCGGACCGCGCCAGCAGCCCCGAGGTGAAGCAGCTCGCCGACGAGATCGCGGCGGCCCAGGGACCCGAGATCGACACCATGACCGGCTGGCTCGAGGCGTGGGGGCAGGAGCTGCCCGCGGACTCGATGGACCACGGCGACATGGGCCACGGCGACGAGGCGGGCGGGATGCCCGGAATGATGGACGCCGACACCATGGACGAGCTCGAGCAGGCCAGCGGGGAGGAGTTCGACGAGATGTTCCTCACCTCGATGATCGAGCACCATGAAGGCGCGATCGAGATGGCCCGCACCGAACAGGCCCACGGGGAGAACCCGGACGCGCTGGCGCTGGCCGAGAAGATCGAGAAGGACCAGCGGGCGGAGATCACCCAGATGAAGGCGATGCTCGGCTCCTGA
- a CDS encoding GlsB/YeaQ/YmgE family stress response membrane protein, with the protein MDIIFVLIVGAIIGLLGKLVAPGDKDNIPIWLTILCGIGGVLIGWYIYAAFGGDHTGGVDWVRWIVAIVVSAVLVVIASTVTGKNTAKRV; encoded by the coding sequence ATGGACATCATCTTCGTCCTGATCGTGGGCGCCATCATCGGCCTGCTCGGCAAGCTGGTCGCCCCCGGCGACAAGGACAACATCCCGATCTGGCTGACGATCCTGTGTGGGATCGGCGGCGTGCTCATCGGCTGGTACATCTACGCAGCCTTCGGCGGCGACCACACCGGCGGCGTCGACTGGGTCCGCTGGATCGTGGCGATCGTCGTCTCGGCCGTGCTCGTCGTGATCGCCTCGACGGTCACCGGCAAGAACACCGCCAAGCGCGTCTGA
- a CDS encoding M4 family metallopeptidase, which produces MRHRSLTAISASVLLALSTLATASSSTAEPSSDRTATHPAGSFALSGADADAFALPGDVRELWSATLPDGRTQTRYQQYVDGASVFGGQLTTLTGASGRTESVIGAYFPGLEASNQRNLGKGQARDIVEKRVGTRGQWSTTLRIDPDTGRQFYQVESIRDASRPVRWVNAGNGKVIKAFDAIAHGEGTGVKGDTKTILTSQDAGTGRFALKSADGRQATYTAANTTKSATLMTDDNDLWDYNLPKMIGDSQAPGVDAQYYANVVDDFYGDVFGRNSIDGQGMKIISIVHWDRNYCNAFWNGSYMTYGDGDGKGCLPLSGGLDVDGHELTHGVTEFTSGLIYENESGALNEAFSDMMGNTIEFYAAKKGLDPAATPDFRIGEDVINASTPATAGFRNMGDPAEFGDPDHLVEKYTGTADSGGVHSNSGIANHAYYLTVKGGQNAGCKATALRPATHTEDCGVRVPALGLDKAAQIYYAGFTSLPEYANFCDARNATVAVAGGKDTKAVAAGWDAVGVHKGCTPGTPPPPPCVGDATASLPIESPHPYGNMGDCTWTYDNGTAGFSFHFTLLDLEKDYDYVYVKDGNGTTLATYTGTANGEFDSPCITTPTGSVQLVSDPAVTAQGFTVSSVNPC; this is translated from the coding sequence ATGCGTCATCGCTCATTGACAGCGATCTCCGCCTCGGTGCTGCTCGCCCTCTCGACCCTCGCCACCGCGAGCTCGTCGACGGCCGAGCCCAGCTCCGACCGGACCGCCACCCACCCCGCCGGCTCCTTCGCCCTCAGCGGCGCCGACGCCGACGCCTTCGCCTTGCCCGGCGACGTCCGCGAGCTGTGGAGCGCCACGCTCCCCGACGGCCGCACGCAGACCCGCTACCAGCAGTACGTCGACGGTGCCTCCGTCTTCGGCGGTCAGCTCACCACCCTCACCGGCGCCAGCGGCCGCACCGAGTCGGTGATCGGCGCCTACTTCCCGGGCCTCGAAGCCAGCAACCAGCGCAACCTCGGCAAGGGCCAGGCCCGCGACATCGTCGAGAAGCGCGTCGGCACCCGCGGCCAGTGGTCGACCACGCTGCGCATCGACCCCGACACCGGTCGGCAGTTCTACCAGGTGGAGAGCATCCGCGACGCCTCCCGCCCGGTCCGCTGGGTCAACGCCGGCAACGGCAAGGTGATCAAGGCGTTCGACGCGATCGCGCACGGCGAGGGCACCGGGGTCAAGGGGGACACCAAGACCATCCTCACCAGCCAGGACGCCGGCACCGGCCGGTTCGCCCTGAAGAGCGCCGACGGTCGGCAGGCGACGTACACCGCCGCCAACACCACCAAGAGCGCCACGCTGATGACCGACGACAACGACCTCTGGGACTACAACCTGCCGAAGATGATCGGCGACAGCCAGGCTCCCGGTGTGGACGCGCAGTACTACGCCAACGTCGTCGACGACTTCTACGGTGACGTGTTCGGCCGCAACAGCATCGATGGCCAGGGCATGAAGATCATCTCGATCGTGCACTGGGACCGTAACTACTGCAACGCGTTCTGGAACGGCTCCTACATGACCTACGGCGACGGGGACGGGAAGGGCTGCCTGCCGCTCTCGGGCGGTCTGGACGTCGACGGGCACGAGCTCACCCACGGCGTCACCGAGTTCACCTCCGGGCTGATCTACGAGAACGAGTCCGGAGCGCTCAACGAGGCCTTCAGCGACATGATGGGCAATACCATCGAGTTCTACGCCGCGAAGAAGGGCCTCGACCCGGCCGCCACCCCCGACTTCCGGATCGGTGAGGACGTCATCAACGCCTCCACCCCGGCGACTGCGGGCTTCCGCAACATGGGCGACCCCGCCGAGTTCGGCGACCCGGACCACCTGGTCGAGAAGTACACCGGCACCGCGGACAGCGGCGGCGTGCACAGCAACAGCGGCATCGCCAACCACGCCTACTACCTGACGGTCAAGGGCGGCCAGAACGCCGGCTGCAAGGCCACAGCCCTCCGTCCGGCCACGCACACCGAGGACTGCGGCGTCCGGGTGCCCGCCCTCGGTCTCGACAAGGCGGCGCAGATCTACTACGCCGGCTTCACCTCGCTGCCGGAGTACGCCAACTTCTGCGACGCCCGCAACGCGACCGTCGCCGTCGCCGGCGGCAAGGACACCAAGGCCGTCGCTGCCGGGTGGGACGCCGTCGGGGTCCACAAGGGTTGTACGCCGGGCACCCCGCCGCCGCCGCCGTGCGTGGGCGACGCCACCGCCTCGCTGCCGATCGAGTCGCCGCACCCCTACGGCAACATGGGCGACTGCACCTGGACCTACGACAACGGCACCGCCGGGTTCTCGTTCCACTTCACGCTTCTCGACCTCGAGAAGGACTACGACTACGTCTACGTGAAGGACGGCAACGGCACCACGCTCGCCACGTACACCGGTACGGCGAACGGTGAGTTCGACTCGCCCTGCATCACCACGCCGACCGGCTCGGTCCAGCTCGTGAGCGACCCCGCGGTCACCGCTCAGGGCTTCACGGTCAGCTCGGTGAACCCCTGCTGA
- a CDS encoding pirin family protein: protein MPAVTVEDLTVLARVPGPGLGDTVRPVVSVTTAPQGYEGEGFPVRRAFAGVDLRHLDPFIHMDQMGEVEYAPGEPKGTPWHPHRGFETVTYIIDGVFDHHDSHGGGGSITNGDTQWMTAGSGLLHIETPPEWLVQSGGLFHGVQLWVNLPGEQKMVTPRYQDLRSGELGLLATDDAGALVRVIAGDVAGHRGPGTTHTPMAMVHSTLAPGARLDLPWSVDFNSLVYVLAGQGSVGVEGRPIRAGQLAVLGAGDFVTVSAAERQESRSPNLEVLVLGGRPIREPVAWAGPFVMNTKAEVMQAYEDFQKGRMGQIPAVHGAPTEVVEG from the coding sequence ATGCCCGCTGTCACCGTCGAAGACCTCACCGTCCTGGCCCGCGTCCCGGGGCCCGGGCTGGGGGACACCGTGCGCCCGGTCGTGTCCGTCACCACCGCGCCGCAGGGCTACGAGGGCGAGGGCTTCCCCGTGCGCCGTGCCTTCGCCGGGGTGGACCTGCGCCACCTCGACCCGTTCATCCACATGGACCAGATGGGTGAGGTCGAGTACGCGCCAGGTGAGCCGAAGGGGACCCCCTGGCACCCGCACCGCGGGTTCGAGACCGTCACCTACATCATCGACGGCGTCTTCGACCACCACGACAGCCACGGCGGCGGCGGCTCCATCACCAACGGCGACACCCAGTGGATGACCGCCGGCTCCGGACTGCTGCACATCGAGACACCCCCCGAGTGGCTGGTGCAGTCCGGCGGCCTCTTCCACGGCGTCCAGCTGTGGGTGAACCTCCCGGGCGAGCAGAAGATGGTGACGCCGCGCTACCAGGACCTCCGCTCCGGTGAGCTCGGCCTGCTCGCCACCGACGACGCCGGGGCACTGGTCCGCGTGATCGCCGGCGACGTCGCCGGCCACCGCGGTCCCGGCACCACGCACACCCCGATGGCGATGGTGCACTCGACCCTGGCCCCGGGGGCGCGCCTGGACCTGCCCTGGTCGGTGGACTTCAACTCGCTGGTCTACGTGCTCGCCGGGCAGGGGAGCGTCGGTGTCGAGGGCCGCCCGATCCGTGCCGGTCAGCTCGCCGTGCTCGGCGCCGGCGACTTCGTGACCGTCAGTGCCGCGGAGCGCCAGGAGAGTCGTTCGCCGAACCTCGAGGTGCTGGTGCTCGGTGGTCGGCCGATCCGTGAGCCGGTGGCCTGGGCCGGGCCGTTCGTGATGAACACCAAGGCCGAGGTCATGCAGGCCTACGAGGACTTCCAGAAGGGCCGGATGGGTCAGATCCCCGCCGTGCACGGTGCGCCGACGGAGGTCGTCGAGGGCTGA